One genomic window of Glycine soja cultivar W05 chromosome 9, ASM419377v2, whole genome shotgun sequence includes the following:
- the LOC114367050 gene encoding uncharacterized protein LOC114367050 has protein sequence MKLSQALVRTPFSTTSPALLRTQNSILSSNGKRVFVLGYQSLRLPSCACSNSGSAVSSSPAAAAKETNPSPLPHVASNSGYDSAVTLELPGKLEALEEGIEKVIYRCRFMAILGVFGSLTGSFLCFIKGCTFVTASFMQYFVNRSKVIQTLIEAIDVYLLGTVMLVFGMGLYELFVSNLGVDQKPSHRSSLFGLFTLKERPKWLDIKTVDELKTKLGHVIVMLLLIGLFDKSKKAAIHTPVDLLCFCVSVLLSSSCLFLLSKLN, from the exons ATGAAACTGTCACAGGCATTGGTGCGAACACCCTTCTCAACAACATCACCAGCGTTACTCCGCACTCAAAATTCTATCTTGTCCTCAAATGGCAAAAGGGTCTTTGTGTTGGGTTACCAAAGCCTCCGGCTCCCGAGTTGCGCGTGTAGCAACTCGGGATCCGCTGTTTCTTCTTCTCCGGCGGCGGCGGCGAAAGAGACTAATCCTTCGCCGCTGCCTCATGTTGCTTCCAATTCTGGATATGATTCTGCGGTGACTCTGGAGCTGCCAGGGAAGTTGGAGGCCTTAGAGGAAGGCATTGAGAAG GTGATTTATAGATGCCGGTTTATGGCTATTCTGGGAGTATTTGGGTCTTTAACTGGATCATTTCTGTGTTTTATCAAG GGATGTACATTTGTCACAGCATCGTTTATGCAATACTTTGTAAACCGCAGTAAAGTAATCCAAACGCTAATAGAAGCTATTG ATGTCTATCTCTTAGGAACTGTGATGCTGGTCTTTGGAATGGGTCTCTATGAGCTCTTTGTCAGTAATCTTGGAGTGGATCAAAAACCTTCTCACAGATCAAGTCTCTTTGGTTTATTCACTCTAAAG GAACGACCAAAATGGCTGGATATAAAAACTGTGGATGAACTGAAAACCAAGCTTGGTCACGTCATAGTGATGCTGCTTCTGATTGGGTTGTTTGACAAAAGTAAGAAGGCTGCTATACACACTCCTGTGGATTTGCTTTGCTTCTGTGTTTCTGTCCTCCTTTCTTCTAGTTGCCTCTTTTTGCTGTCTAAGCTGAATTAG
- the LOC114424977 gene encoding uncharacterized protein LOC114424977 isoform X3 — protein MITWTFGLISLPARVVNAFQRERQLEQKLHEMHIELENLVWDKKELQEHFQMAVKERKMMEILLAELEEEHDMAIANIEKLEGKLRDQTNENLRLKEIQGKGYWSSKDHNNTDRVQTIDDSNYNISHPILSLNSNYNGSGITLQDLLMRKDIWQDESKTRSELLKLLKAVPKSGQVKSEMREALDHHRDIALSQSLFSALMSLVVGVTAWEAEDPCMPLVVALFAVVGMSLKSVVQFFSTIRNKPASDAVALLSFNWFVLGTLTYPTLPRVARMLSPLAQRLMDQTMIRFGLLSLA, from the exons ATGATCACATGGACATTTGGGCTTATCTCCCTGCCTGCAAGAGTTGTGAATGCCTTTCAAAGGGAGAGGCAG CTGGAACAAAAACTACATGAAATGCACATAGAGTTGGAGAATCTAGTGTGGGATAAGAAGGAACTTCAAGAACATTTTCAAATGGCTGTCAAAGAGCGCAAAATGATGGAGATACTACTGgcagagcttgaagaggagcATGATATGGCCATTGCAAATATTGAAAAGTTAGAGGGAAAG TTGCGGGATCAGACAAATGAAAATCTTCGGCTGAAAGAAATTCAAGGAAAGGGATACTGGAGCTCCAAAGACCACAACAACACTGACAGAGTCCAAACCATAGATGACAGCAACTACAACATTTCTCATCCTATACTCTCACTGAACTCCAACTACAACGGCAGTGGAATCACCCTTCAAGATCTTCTAATGCGCAAAGATATTTGGCAAGATGAGAGCAAAACCAGAAGTGAGTTGCTTAAACTCTTGAAAGCTGTACCAAAGTCCGGGCAAGTTAAGTCCGAAATGAGGGAAGCACTAGACCATCATCGAGACATAGCTCTTTCACAATCACTTTTCAGTGCCCTTATGTCACTTGTGGTTGGAGTCACTGCGTGGGAAGCTGAGGACCCTTGCATGCCTCTTGTGGTGGCTCTCTTCGCCGTAGTAGGCATGTCCTTGAAGAGTGTGGTGCAGTTTTTCTCCACCATTAGAAATAAGCCTGCATCTGATGCTGTTGCTCTTTTAAGCTTCAATTGGTTTGTTCTTGGCACTCTAACCTACCCTACCTTACCAAGGGTTGCTCGCATGCTGTCTCCACTAGCGCAACGCCTTATGGACCAAACCATGATCCGGTTTGGTCTCCTTTCCTTAGCTTGA
- the LOC114424977 gene encoding uncharacterized protein LOC114424977 isoform X2, with translation MSFSLLRLACLFGIRIALTVIYTWTELIRTSISFHVNIILRMITWTFGLISLPARVVNAFQRERQLEQKLHEMHIELENLVWDKKELQEHFQMAVKERKMMEILLAELEEEHDMAIANIEKLEGKLRDQTNENLRLKEIQGKGYWSSKDHNNTDRVQTIDDSNYNISHPILSLNSNYNGSGITLQDLLMRKDIWQDESKTRSELLKLLKAVPKSGQVKSEMREALDHHRDIALSQSLFSALMSLVVGVTAWEAEDPCMPLVVALFAVVGMSLKSVVQFFSTIRNKPASDAVALLSFNWFVLGTLTYPTLPRVARMLSPLAQRLMDQTMIRFGLLSLA, from the exons AT GTCTTTTTCTCTACTTAGATTGGCATGCTTGTTTGGTATCAGAATCGCATTAACTGTCATATATACTTGGACGGAGTTGATCAGGACTTCAATTAGCTTCCATGTAAACATAATATTAAGAATGATCACATGGACATTTGGGCTTATCTCCCTGCCTGCAAGAGTTGTGAATGCCTTTCAAAGGGAGAGGCAG CTGGAACAAAAACTACATGAAATGCACATAGAGTTGGAGAATCTAGTGTGGGATAAGAAGGAACTTCAAGAACATTTTCAAATGGCTGTCAAAGAGCGCAAAATGATGGAGATACTACTGgcagagcttgaagaggagcATGATATGGCCATTGCAAATATTGAAAAGTTAGAGGGAAAG TTGCGGGATCAGACAAATGAAAATCTTCGGCTGAAAGAAATTCAAGGAAAGGGATACTGGAGCTCCAAAGACCACAACAACACTGACAGAGTCCAAACCATAGATGACAGCAACTACAACATTTCTCATCCTATACTCTCACTGAACTCCAACTACAACGGCAGTGGAATCACCCTTCAAGATCTTCTAATGCGCAAAGATATTTGGCAAGATGAGAGCAAAACCAGAAGTGAGTTGCTTAAACTCTTGAAAGCTGTACCAAAGTCCGGGCAAGTTAAGTCCGAAATGAGGGAAGCACTAGACCATCATCGAGACATAGCTCTTTCACAATCACTTTTCAGTGCCCTTATGTCACTTGTGGTTGGAGTCACTGCGTGGGAAGCTGAGGACCCTTGCATGCCTCTTGTGGTGGCTCTCTTCGCCGTAGTAGGCATGTCCTTGAAGAGTGTGGTGCAGTTTTTCTCCACCATTAGAAATAAGCCTGCATCTGATGCTGTTGCTCTTTTAAGCTTCAATTGGTTTGTTCTTGGCACTCTAACCTACCCTACCTTACCAAGGGTTGCTCGCATGCTGTCTCCACTAGCGCAACGCCTTATGGACCAAACCATGATCCGGTTTGGTCTCCTTTCCTTAGCTTGA
- the LOC114367598 gene encoding NDR1/HIN1-like protein 12 produces MPSHDHVAERQHHRPIRRRLVNTHHSGKTHPLIWLAAILCTIIAIGVVIAGIVVFVGYMVIHPRIPVMSITNAHLDLLSNDYAGLLQTQLTIIVVAQNGNAKAHATFSDIRFNLSYQGQRIALMRAPPFDVPKNSSKSLNYVVRAASIPLTPQQMEEVDESWKRDVIGFDLKGSARTRWRVGPLGSVKFWCNLECQLKFHPSNGSYIHHSRCTSKSK; encoded by the coding sequence ATGCCGTCCCACGATCACGTGGCCGAACGCCAGCACCATAGACCAATCAGAAGAAGATTGGTGAACACTCACCACAGCGGCAAAACACACCCTCTAATCTGGCTAGCAGCCATTCTCTGCACCATCATAGCCATAGGAGTGGTGATAGCCGGCATAGTAGTGTTCGTGGGTTACATGGTGATCCACCCTAGAATCCCAGTTATGAGCATCACCAACGCCCACCTCGATCTTCTCAGCAACGACTATGCAGGGCTCCTCCAGACGCAGCTCACCATCATCGTCGTGGCTCAGAACGGCAACGCCAAGGCCCATGCAACCTTCTCCGACATTAGGTTTAACCTCAGCTACCAGGGACAGAGAATTGCGCTCATGCGCGCTCCGCCGTTCGATGTCCCCAAGAACAGCTCCAAGTCACTCAACTACGTTGTTCGGGCGGCTTCCATTCCCTTAACTCCCCAACAGATGGAGGAGGTGGACGAGTCGTGGAAGCGTGACGTCATTGGCTTTGACTTGAAGGGCAGCGCCAGGACTCGGTGGAGGGTTGGCCCTTTAGGTTCTGTTAAGTTCTGGTGCAATTTGGAGTGTCAGCTCAAGTTTCATCCTTCTAATGGCTCTTACATTCATCACTCTCGCTGCACCTCTAAGTCTAAATGA
- the LOC114424977 gene encoding uncharacterized protein LOC114424977 isoform X1, producing MARISEITNIILLVTRSFSLLRLACLFGIRIALTVIYTWTELIRTSISFHVNIILRMITWTFGLISLPARVVNAFQRERQLEQKLHEMHIELENLVWDKKELQEHFQMAVKERKMMEILLAELEEEHDMAIANIEKLEGKLRDQTNENLRLKEIQGKGYWSSKDHNNTDRVQTIDDSNYNISHPILSLNSNYNGSGITLQDLLMRKDIWQDESKTRSELLKLLKAVPKSGQVKSEMREALDHHRDIALSQSLFSALMSLVVGVTAWEAEDPCMPLVVALFAVVGMSLKSVVQFFSTIRNKPASDAVALLSFNWFVLGTLTYPTLPRVARMLSPLAQRLMDQTMIRFGLLSLA from the exons ATGGCACGGATTTCTGAGATAACTAACATAATACTTTTGGTGACAAGGTCTTTTTCTCTACTTAGATTGGCATGCTTGTTTGGTATCAGAATCGCATTAACTGTCATATATACTTGGACGGAGTTGATCAGGACTTCAATTAGCTTCCATGTAAACATAATATTAAGAATGATCACATGGACATTTGGGCTTATCTCCCTGCCTGCAAGAGTTGTGAATGCCTTTCAAAGGGAGAGGCAG CTGGAACAAAAACTACATGAAATGCACATAGAGTTGGAGAATCTAGTGTGGGATAAGAAGGAACTTCAAGAACATTTTCAAATGGCTGTCAAAGAGCGCAAAATGATGGAGATACTACTGgcagagcttgaagaggagcATGATATGGCCATTGCAAATATTGAAAAGTTAGAGGGAAAG TTGCGGGATCAGACAAATGAAAATCTTCGGCTGAAAGAAATTCAAGGAAAGGGATACTGGAGCTCCAAAGACCACAACAACACTGACAGAGTCCAAACCATAGATGACAGCAACTACAACATTTCTCATCCTATACTCTCACTGAACTCCAACTACAACGGCAGTGGAATCACCCTTCAAGATCTTCTAATGCGCAAAGATATTTGGCAAGATGAGAGCAAAACCAGAAGTGAGTTGCTTAAACTCTTGAAAGCTGTACCAAAGTCCGGGCAAGTTAAGTCCGAAATGAGGGAAGCACTAGACCATCATCGAGACATAGCTCTTTCACAATCACTTTTCAGTGCCCTTATGTCACTTGTGGTTGGAGTCACTGCGTGGGAAGCTGAGGACCCTTGCATGCCTCTTGTGGTGGCTCTCTTCGCCGTAGTAGGCATGTCCTTGAAGAGTGTGGTGCAGTTTTTCTCCACCATTAGAAATAAGCCTGCATCTGATGCTGTTGCTCTTTTAAGCTTCAATTGGTTTGTTCTTGGCACTCTAACCTACCCTACCTTACCAAGGGTTGCTCGCATGCTGTCTCCACTAGCGCAACGCCTTATGGACCAAACCATGATCCGGTTTGGTCTCCTTTCCTTAGCTTGA